The following nucleotide sequence is from Mesorhizobium sp. J8.
ACGACGCGCTACTTCGAACGGTGCTTGAGGGAATATGTCGGCAGCCCGGTGCCCGCTCTGCTGGGCGAACTGGCGAATGTCCAGACCGTCATCCGCTTCCAGTGGTCGGTCGCGGCCGTGATCCTGCTTTTCGAGCCGCGCTTCACGCCGACGCGCATTTCGCCGCTGACGCTCGATCGCACGGGCGCATCCGACTGGGTCATCGAAGGCATCTATCGGCCGCGCGCCCATCTCGGCGACATGACCCCGGCCGGCACCGTCTCGCTGCGCCTCGGTCAGGCCGGCGGCCAACTGATCGTAACGGGGTAGACGGGCCGGGCCCGCAAGCCCGACCGGGCGTCGCGGCTCTTGC
It contains:
- a CDS encoding GPW/gp25 family protein; this encodes MDRLTGLRQSGWDNVIQAIEILLTTRYFERCLREYVGSPVPALLGELANVQTVIRFQWSVAAVILLFEPRFTPTRISPLTLDRTGASDWVIEGIYRPRAHLGDMTPAGTVSLRLGQAGGQLIVTG